A window of the Bombina bombina isolate aBomBom1 chromosome 3, aBomBom1.pri, whole genome shotgun sequence genome harbors these coding sequences:
- the RAB42 gene encoding ras-related protein Rab-42 → MACSWDFQFRVLLLGDSGVGKTSLLRRYTEGEFTETTGQTVGVDFFCREEEPEVGVRVRLQFWDTAGQERYRAVTRSYYRNAAGVLLLFDITTRSTFESVLTWHQEVTERAQPLLFILLGTKSDLKEQRSVTREEAQDLADALGAAYLETSARTGSNIPAALGLLSREMLRAERDRAHTQQKEGNGPIKEEIKGKQKGRCAC, encoded by the exons ATGGCATGTTCATGGGATTTCCAGTTCCGTGTTCTACTCCTAGGGGACTCTGGGGTTGGCAAAACCTCTCTCCTTCGCAGATATACAGAGGGAGAGTTTACAGAAACTACTGGGCAGACGGTTGGGGTGGATTTCTTCTGCAGAGAAGAGGAGCCAGAAGTGGGTGTCAGAGTCAGACTGCAGTTCTGGGACACAGCTGGGCAAGAGCGATACCG ggcagtGACACGTTCCTATTACAGAAATGCTGCAGGAGTTCTCCTTCTCTTTGATATCACCACCAGATCTACGTTTGAGAGTGTCCTGACATGGCACCAGGAGGTGACAGAGCGTGCTCAGCCTCTCCTTTTTATCTTGCTTGGAACTAAAAGTGACCTAAAAGAGCAGCGCAGTGTCACTAGAGAAGAGGCACAAGACCTTGCAGATGCACTGGGAGCCGCTTATTTGGAGACCTCAGCCCGGACAGGCAGTAATATTCCTGCTGCTCTTGGTCTTCTTTCTCGGGAGATGCTGAGAGCTGAACGTGATAGAGCACATACACAGCAGAAAGAAGGAAATGGGCCTATTAAGGAGGAAATTAAGGGAAAACAGAAGGGGAGGTGTGCATGTTAA